One Novosphingobium sp. G106 DNA segment encodes these proteins:
- a CDS encoding RNA polymerase sigma factor, which produces MPIGDDDPDADVLAAALSGNSRAFEALLRRHYDRIYGLAWQLTGSRADADDVAQDVCCILVEKLGSFQGRAKFTTWLCGIVFNACRDLRRRRRSLRGLAERFAVMASLARGPDGRDLHDAMWIKSAIARLKPVYRETAVLVAGQQLTHAEAAEILGVAETTISWRMHEIRRQLTAEPLGEG; this is translated from the coding sequence ATGCCGATCGGGGATGACGATCCCGACGCCGACGTTCTCGCCGCAGCATTGAGCGGCAATTCCCGCGCGTTTGAAGCGCTGCTACGGCGTCATTACGACCGTATCTACGGCCTAGCCTGGCAGCTCACCGGATCACGCGCCGACGCCGATGACGTCGCGCAGGACGTTTGCTGCATCCTCGTCGAGAAGCTGGGCAGTTTCCAGGGCAGAGCGAAGTTCACGACCTGGCTCTGCGGCATCGTGTTCAATGCCTGTCGCGATCTTCGCCGCCGGCGCCGGTCGCTGCGCGGCCTGGCGGAACGCTTCGCGGTCATGGCCAGCCTGGCCCGCGGGCCCGACGGGCGCGACCTGCACGACGCGATGTGGATCAAGAGCGCGATAGCGCGCCTGAAGCCGGTCTATCGCGAGACCGCCGTCCTCGTCGCCGGCCAGCAGCTTACCCATGCCGAGGCGGCGGAAATCCTGGGCGTGGCCGAGACGACGATATCCTGGCGGATGCATGAAATCCGCCGCCAGCTCACAGCCGAGCCGCTTGGCGAAGGCTGA
- a CDS encoding aspartyl protease family protein — MAWTLIAGATAQAAPICSLGIMANLPVTMRGLRASVPVKINGKDTSFWLDSGAFFSIMSAAKAAELDLKVGAAPPGFYLVGIGGTASAGVTTVKSFGIVGQNITNIQFLVGGSDAGNGLIGRNLLGLADTEFDLANGSVKLIHPKDCDGPLAYWAGTKPYFVVPLNSGENPNDHQFRLPVTINGAKVEAVLDTGAPTSLISRRAAERAGIDLSGPGVTPEERIGGFGRSTKSGWVVPVASVGIGDEQILKTHLSVIDGDIVQGNGAPDMLLGADFVLAHHLYVARAQHRIYFTYSGGRPFITSSEPASVVSDASPAAIPEGTRRVEAVSNAGADPKTADDFARRGSARLAQRAFAGAIADLTKAIDMAPGTAGYFRDRAKAYGASGQASAARADMARALEIDPNDAELLTVRGFMRLRDKDRAGALVDAEAASRLTPPTSLDMSQLAFLFERLGQPARAIALYDGVIAVHHEDSRLGELLNGRCWVRALANTELDKALDDCNRAIKRGGAKAAFLDSRGLVFFRRGDLAAALADYDAAIQLEPRQAWSLYMRGLTRIRLGQAEAGAADKATAANIQPDIAGDVASYGLSS, encoded by the coding sequence ATGGCCTGGACTCTGATCGCAGGCGCGACCGCTCAAGCCGCTCCTATCTGTTCGCTGGGAATTATGGCCAATCTGCCGGTGACCATGCGGGGGCTACGCGCGAGCGTCCCAGTCAAGATCAATGGAAAGGACACGAGCTTCTGGCTCGATAGCGGCGCCTTCTTCAGCATCATGTCGGCCGCCAAGGCGGCGGAGCTCGATCTCAAGGTCGGCGCCGCGCCGCCGGGGTTCTACCTGGTTGGGATCGGCGGTACGGCATCGGCAGGCGTTACGACCGTCAAGTCGTTCGGCATCGTCGGCCAGAACATCACGAACATTCAGTTTCTTGTGGGTGGCAGCGACGCCGGCAACGGCTTGATTGGCCGCAATCTTTTGGGGCTTGCAGATACGGAGTTCGACCTGGCCAACGGTTCGGTGAAGCTCATTCACCCGAAGGACTGCGACGGCCCGCTGGCCTATTGGGCTGGAACAAAGCCATATTTCGTAGTCCCCTTGAACAGCGGCGAAAATCCGAACGATCATCAGTTCCGCCTTCCGGTCACGATCAACGGGGCTAAGGTCGAGGCGGTGCTGGACACCGGCGCACCGACTTCGCTCATCAGCCGCAGAGCCGCCGAGCGCGCCGGCATCGATCTTTCCGGTCCGGGCGTGACGCCTGAGGAGCGCATCGGCGGTTTTGGCCGTTCGACCAAATCCGGCTGGGTCGTGCCGGTGGCCAGTGTGGGGATCGGCGACGAGCAGATACTGAAGACCCACCTTAGCGTGATCGATGGCGATATCGTTCAGGGTAACGGTGCGCCTGACATGTTGCTGGGCGCCGATTTCGTCCTCGCGCATCACCTCTACGTCGCGCGCGCGCAGCACCGCATCTACTTCACCTACAGCGGCGGAAGGCCGTTCATCACTTCATCGGAGCCGGCATCTGTGGTCTCCGATGCATCGCCAGCAGCAATTCCGGAGGGCACGCGTCGCGTAGAAGCGGTGTCGAATGCCGGAGCGGACCCGAAAACGGCAGACGATTTCGCACGCCGCGGGAGTGCGCGTCTTGCCCAGCGCGCGTTTGCGGGCGCGATCGCCGACCTGACAAAGGCCATCGACATGGCGCCGGGAACCGCCGGCTACTTCCGCGACCGGGCGAAGGCGTACGGCGCAAGCGGCCAGGCCTCAGCGGCGCGCGCGGACATGGCAAGAGCACTCGAAATCGATCCGAACGACGCCGAGCTGCTGACGGTGCGCGGCTTCATGCGCCTTCGTGACAAAGACCGCGCCGGTGCGCTGGTTGACGCGGAAGCTGCGTCGCGTTTGACGCCGCCCACATCGCTAGACATGAGCCAACTCGCGTTTCTTTTCGAGCGCCTCGGCCAGCCCGCGCGGGCGATAGCGCTCTACGACGGCGTGATCGCAGTCCACCACGAGGATTCCCGGCTTGGAGAGCTATTGAACGGACGCTGCTGGGTCCGCGCTCTGGCCAACACCGAACTCGACAAGGCGCTCGACGATTGCAACCGGGCGATAAAGCGCGGCGGTGCGAAAGCGGCCTTTCTGGACAGCAGGGGGCTGGTCTTCTTTCGCAGGGGCGACCTTGCCGCCGCGCTTGCCGACTATGACGCAGCTATCCAGCTAGAGCCGCGGCAAGCCTGGTCGCTCTATATGCGGGGCCTTACCAGGATCCGCCTCGGGCAGGCCGAGGCCGGGGCTGCGGACAAGGCCACTGCCGCCAACATCCAGCCGGACATTGCCGGCGACGTCGCCTCTTACGGACTGAGTTCGTAA
- a CDS encoding nuclear transport factor 2 family protein: MDSLTIRAALKRHWDASDANDFTVEHEIYHENAVLDYPQSGERIRGRHRIQESRSAQPSKKRFSVHRIVGDGNLWVTEYVLTYDDVPSYVVSIMEFRGGSVCRETQYFADAFDPGPSRVHLVEKIED; the protein is encoded by the coding sequence ATGGATAGCCTGACCATAAGGGCAGCGCTGAAACGTCATTGGGACGCATCTGACGCGAATGATTTCACCGTGGAGCATGAAATCTATCATGAAAATGCTGTGCTCGATTACCCTCAGTCGGGCGAACGAATTCGCGGGAGGCATCGCATTCAGGAAAGCCGCTCAGCGCAACCCAGCAAGAAGCGTTTTTCGGTTCATCGGATCGTGGGGGACGGTAATCTGTGGGTCACGGAGTACGTCCTTACTTACGACGATGTTCCCTCTTACGTCGTCAGCATAATGGAATTTCGAGGCGGGTCGGTTTGCAGGGAGACGCAATATTTTGCCGATGCGTTCGATCCCGGCCCTTCGCGCGTTCACCTCGTCGAGAAGATTGAGGACTAG
- a CDS encoding VOC family protein produces the protein MGYVTPDLEASLDYWIDIAGAGPFYYAEYEPERQLHRGKPTHIRFRLAYGYLGDIHIEVVQQLSGGASAYTEALANSDGQIPRGGVLHHMLMFHDGYDAIHDRYVAAGAEPCYSAFVEGVGRFCYLDTRALMGCYLELVEDTAVFEAACEKMRAAHQQWDGRRPRRDFDEIFALL, from the coding sequence ATGGGCTATGTCACGCCCGACCTCGAGGCATCGCTCGACTACTGGATCGACATCGCCGGCGCGGGTCCTTTCTACTATGCGGAATACGAGCCCGAGCGGCAGCTTCACCGGGGCAAGCCCACGCATATCCGCTTTCGCTTGGCCTATGGCTATCTTGGCGACATCCATATCGAGGTCGTCCAGCAGTTGAGCGGCGGCGCCTCGGCTTATACAGAAGCATTGGCCAATTCCGATGGACAGATCCCTCGGGGCGGCGTGCTGCATCATATGCTGATGTTCCACGACGGCTACGACGCCATCCATGATCGCTACGTCGCCGCAGGCGCAGAGCCTTGCTATTCAGCCTTCGTCGAGGGCGTCGGCCGTTTCTGCTACCTGGACACGCGCGCATTGATGGGTTGCTACCTGGAGCTTGTGGAAGACACCGCCGTGTTCGAGGCCGCATGCGAGAAGATGCGCGCTGCACATCAACAATGGGACGGCAGGCGACCGCGCCGCGACTTCGACGAAATTTTCGCATTACTCTGA
- a CDS encoding alpha/beta fold hydrolase has product MPQAALRFPREYIDSSQKNWRPNDASDGTCCSAARFEFGSHLSAGALMPPIIKPGEPMHTSAQAPRGPRFSDHVTDVGQFRVARWHAPSKSEFPPLLFFTGIGANAELLAPFLDRLANRDIVTFDMPGIGGSPNPHRPYRLSAMASAANQILSDLKFCEVDVMGVSWGGMFAQEFAYRYPRHVGKLILAATSAGMPIIPGNLSTLAKMASSLRYADPAAMLPYLQSLYGGSTRDLDTYALRMQAPSSKGYLYQLLAIAGWTSVRKLTQVPTRTLILMGSEDRLLPPSNGRILKFLLGNAQLEILEDAGHLFVLTHADAVVTMIDRFLTTGDSVSRSRSAADGMIQGDGPVAGLR; this is encoded by the coding sequence GTGCCGCAGGCCGCACTGCGCTTTCCGCGCGAATACATAGACAGCAGCCAAAAAAATTGGCGACCGAATGATGCATCGGATGGAACATGCTGCAGCGCAGCACGTTTCGAATTTGGCTCGCATCTATCTGCAGGTGCGCTGATGCCACCAATCATAAAACCCGGAGAACCCATGCACACCTCGGCTCAAGCGCCGCGCGGTCCGCGTTTCAGCGATCACGTCACGGACGTGGGCCAGTTTCGGGTGGCTCGCTGGCATGCGCCGTCCAAAAGCGAATTCCCGCCGCTTCTCTTCTTTACGGGCATAGGCGCCAATGCCGAGCTCCTAGCTCCATTTCTGGATCGTTTGGCGAACCGGGATATCGTCACCTTCGATATGCCAGGGATTGGTGGATCGCCAAATCCGCACCGACCTTACCGACTGTCTGCTATGGCATCGGCAGCGAACCAAATCCTATCCGATCTCAAATTTTGCGAGGTCGACGTCATGGGTGTCAGCTGGGGCGGAATGTTCGCCCAGGAATTTGCCTATCGGTATCCGCGCCACGTGGGAAAGCTCATCCTGGCGGCCACTTCAGCGGGCATGCCGATTATTCCGGGCAACCTGTCGACGCTTGCAAAAATGGCGAGCTCGCTCCGCTATGCCGATCCGGCGGCGATGCTGCCTTACCTGCAGTCTCTCTACGGCGGCAGCACGCGCGATCTCGATACCTATGCCTTGCGGATGCAGGCGCCGAGCTCGAAGGGCTACCTCTACCAGCTTTTGGCAATTGCCGGCTGGACCAGCGTCCGAAAGCTGACCCAGGTGCCGACCAGAACCTTGATCCTGATGGGTTCGGAAGACAGGCTTCTGCCGCCGTCCAATGGCCGGATCCTCAAGTTCCTGCTTGGCAACGCGCAGCTCGAAATTCTGGAGGACGCCGGCCATCTGTTCGTACTCACTCACGCTGACGCGGTCGTAACGATGATCGATCGGTTTTTAACGACGGGTGATAGCGTGAGCCGCTCCCGCAGCGCGGCGGACGGCATGATACAGGGTGACGGGCCAGTGGCGGGATTGCGTTGA
- a CDS encoding nuclear transport factor 2 family protein: MDIESFAGQWIADWNSHDIERVLDHYTDDAEFRSPNAVKMVGQGVIRGRAALKDYWGPALQKRPELRFYLKQAFIGYRTISIHYGDELGRDVVETLVLNDSGKATFGCGCYA, encoded by the coding sequence ATGGACATTGAAAGCTTCGCCGGGCAGTGGATCGCTGACTGGAATAGCCACGACATCGAGCGCGTGCTCGACCACTATACAGACGATGCCGAATTCCGATCGCCGAACGCGGTCAAGATGGTCGGGCAAGGCGTAATCCGAGGCCGGGCCGCTCTGAAGGACTATTGGGGGCCGGCCCTCCAAAAGCGCCCGGAGCTCAGATTTTACCTCAAACAAGCGTTCATCGGCTACCGGACGATCTCCATACACTACGGCGATGAACTGGGCCGAGACGTAGTGGAAACACTGGTCTTGAATGATAGCGGCAAGGCGACATTCGGCTGCGGCTGCTACGCCTGA
- a CDS encoding tetratricopeptide repeat protein, producing the protein MTQDDPLSALLPKPPLPRPDRREAAIGEAMRRFDGEEATPAGGRSPRAGRSWLATPWGRPQIGAVLATALVGLIALPLWVSRDRHPELTNPGATTFAVAPTAPARAPIAEQAEPPPPIVAAPPATNSAALPGMQAEQRAVTSQADKAEAAPRAVGALVASSAKPEEAVVSVSRRTANLAPPAIVLAEPVPVPAPPPPPAAPAMARAATSSARERDEGSDDVIVTARRVEGWKASPASRQPRARRTSQAGDWNACTVNDPTRSLGGCTEPASGHVAEGLARAWRGDLDGAIAAFDQAIAASQQPGLSYLNRGLVYDRKGDRERAVADLDRAIRQAPNSARAYYNRSLVFQRKGEKGRAEADADRAIELDPRYNAVIR; encoded by the coding sequence GTGACGCAGGACGATCCGCTCTCGGCCCTGCTGCCCAAACCGCCGTTGCCACGGCCGGATCGCCGCGAGGCTGCGATCGGCGAGGCGATGCGGCGTTTCGATGGGGAAGAAGCCACGCCTGCTGGTGGTCGGTCGCCGCGCGCGGGGCGGAGCTGGCTGGCGACACCTTGGGGCCGCCCGCAGATCGGCGCGGTTCTGGCCACCGCACTCGTCGGCCTGATCGCATTGCCGCTCTGGGTATCGCGCGACCGGCATCCCGAGTTGACCAACCCAGGCGCAACGACCTTCGCCGTCGCGCCTACAGCCCCGGCTCGCGCCCCAATCGCCGAGCAGGCCGAGCCTCCGCCGCCGATCGTTGCGGCTCCCCCCGCAACCAACAGCGCCGCCCTGCCCGGCATGCAGGCAGAGCAGCGGGCTGTCACAAGCCAGGCCGACAAGGCCGAAGCTGCGCCCAGAGCGGTAGGTGCGCTCGTAGCCTCTTCCGCCAAGCCGGAGGAGGCGGTCGTTTCGGTCTCGCGCCGGACGGCGAACCTCGCGCCGCCCGCAATCGTCCTCGCCGAGCCTGTGCCAGTGCCGGCACCGCCCCCACCACCGGCGGCCCCGGCCATGGCCCGGGCCGCCACCTCAAGCGCACGCGAGCGCGATGAAGGCTCCGACGACGTCATCGTCACGGCGAGGCGCGTTGAGGGCTGGAAGGCGAGCCCGGCGTCCCGGCAGCCGCGAGCGCGGCGGACTTCACAGGCTGGCGACTGGAACGCTTGTACAGTCAACGACCCCACGCGCAGTTTGGGCGGCTGCACCGAACCCGCATCGGGGCATGTCGCCGAAGGACTGGCGCGCGCCTGGCGGGGCGATCTCGACGGGGCCATCGCCGCCTTTGATCAGGCGATAGCGGCTTCGCAGCAACCGGGTCTCTCCTATCTCAACCGCGGTCTGGTCTACGACCGCAAAGGCGATCGCGAACGCGCCGTAGCCGATCTGGATCGCGCGATCCGCCAGGCGCCGAATTCAGCCCGCGCTTACTATAACCGCAGCCTCGTGTTCCAGCGAAAGGGCGAAAAGGGCCGTGCAGAAGCCGATGCCGATCGCGCGATCGAGTTGGATCCGCGCTATAATGCTGTGATCCGCTAG
- a CDS encoding VWA domain-containing protein — MLLSPLMAPPPPLAAPSMIVSGRVAPGYVVSEPRPQMPYYQDVGRDKFTTVAENPFKVAREEPVSTFSIDVDTASYSFVRASLNQNVLPQPAAVRTEEMINYFPYAYAAPQSAQQPFSTNVAVFPSPWTEGRKLVRIGIRGYEIQRATRPRANLVFLIDTSGSMYAPNKLPLVKQSLAMLLDQLGADDRVAIVTYAGSAGTALEPTPASQKGRILAALEHLEAGGGTAGAEGIRQAYALAERNLDPEGVNRVILATDGDFNIGITNQDELKGYIERERGKGVFLSVLGFGMGNYNDALMQTLAQNGNGAAAYIDTIGEARKTLVDEASSTLFPIAKDVKIQVEFNPATVSEYRLVGYETRMLNRDDFDNDKVDAGDVGSGQTVTAIYEIVPVGGPRAIGDLRYAAPTRQPGVATGNEYGFVKIRYKLPKSDTSRLISTPINRQVEFARFQDAPQDARFAAGVAGFAELLRGGKYSGQMTYDDVLRITTAARGEDSFGYRSELVQLIRQAKSAATLARLDR; from the coding sequence ATGCTCCTGTCCCCCCTGATGGCGCCGCCCCCGCCGCTGGCCGCGCCGTCGATGATCGTGTCAGGCAGGGTCGCGCCGGGCTACGTGGTTTCAGAGCCGCGCCCGCAAATGCCCTATTACCAGGATGTCGGACGCGACAAGTTCACGACAGTGGCGGAAAACCCGTTCAAGGTCGCCCGCGAGGAACCGGTCTCGACCTTCTCGATCGATGTCGACACCGCTTCCTATTCGTTCGTCCGCGCCTCGCTCAATCAGAACGTGCTGCCCCAGCCCGCAGCGGTGCGGACCGAGGAGATGATCAATTATTTCCCTTACGCCTATGCCGCACCACAATCGGCCCAGCAGCCCTTCAGCACCAATGTCGCGGTTTTCCCGAGCCCTTGGACCGAGGGACGCAAGCTCGTGCGGATCGGCATCCGCGGCTACGAGATCCAGCGCGCGACGCGGCCGCGGGCGAACCTCGTCTTCCTGATCGACACTTCCGGATCGATGTACGCACCGAACAAGCTGCCGCTGGTCAAGCAGTCGCTGGCAATGCTGCTCGACCAACTCGGCGCCGATGACCGCGTGGCGATCGTGACCTATGCCGGCAGCGCGGGTACCGCGCTTGAGCCGACACCGGCTAGCCAGAAGGGCCGCATCCTGGCTGCGCTCGAACATCTGGAGGCCGGCGGCGGAACCGCCGGGGCCGAAGGCATCCGGCAGGCCTATGCGCTAGCCGAACGGAACCTCGATCCCGAAGGCGTCAACCGCGTGATCCTCGCCACCGACGGTGATTTCAACATCGGTATCACCAACCAGGACGAATTGAAGGGCTATATCGAGCGCGAGCGCGGAAAGGGCGTGTTCCTCTCGGTGCTCGGCTTCGGCATGGGCAACTACAACGATGCCCTGATGCAGACCCTCGCGCAGAACGGCAACGGTGCCGCAGCCTACATCGACACGATCGGTGAAGCACGCAAGACGCTAGTCGACGAGGCCAGTTCGACGCTGTTCCCGATCGCCAAGGACGTGAAGATCCAGGTCGAATTCAATCCCGCGACAGTCTCCGAATACCGGCTGGTGGGATACGAGACGCGGATGCTGAACCGCGACGACTTTGACAACGACAAAGTCGACGCGGGCGATGTCGGCTCGGGCCAGACCGTGACCGCGATTTATGAGATCGTGCCCGTCGGCGGGCCGCGCGCGATCGGAGACCTGCGCTATGCGGCGCCCACGCGGCAGCCGGGAGTAGCGACCGGCAACGAGTATGGCTTCGTCAAGATCCGCTACAAGCTGCCGAAATCGGACACCAGCCGGCTGATCTCGACGCCGATCAACCGCCAGGTCGAATTCGCGCGTTTCCAGGACGCACCGCAGGACGCACGTTTCGCCGCCGGCGTCGCGGGCTTCGCCGAGCTTCTGCGCGGTGGCAAGTACAGCGGCCAGATGACCTACGACGACGTGCTGCGGATCACCACCGCCGCGCGCGGTGAGGACAGCTTTGGCTATCGATCGGAACTGGTCCAGCTCATCCGCCAGGCCAAGAGCGCGGCAACCCTCGCGCGGCTCGATCGCTAG
- a CDS encoding SRPBCC domain-containing protein: MPDNDTTTKASGFEIDRAAHTLRFVRELAAPREAVFEAWTTPQELALWWDAGGERLTVCEIDLRPGGSFRFVAPSHMHMPFTGTYVEISPPERLVFEAMDAIGRVMLADLGGATQMTVEIVCNSAEHLDHYVKLGVANGTAKTCDHLVNFVKTQG, translated from the coding sequence ATGCCAGACAACGATACGACGACGAAGGCCAGCGGTTTCGAAATCGACCGCGCCGCACACACGCTTCGCTTCGTGCGGGAGCTTGCAGCTCCTCGCGAGGCCGTTTTCGAAGCCTGGACCACACCCCAGGAACTGGCGCTCTGGTGGGACGCGGGCGGCGAACGCCTGACTGTCTGTGAAATCGATCTGCGGCCGGGCGGCAGCTTCCGCTTCGTCGCGCCCAGCCACATGCACATGCCGTTCACCGGAACCTACGTCGAGATCTCTCCTCCCGAACGGCTGGTGTTCGAAGCTATGGACGCTATCGGGCGGGTCATGCTCGCCGATTTGGGCGGTGCTACGCAGATGACCGTCGAGATCGTCTGCAACTCTGCCGAGCACCTTGATCACTACGTCAAGCTCGGAGTCGCGAACGGAACCGCGAAGACCTGCGACCACCTGGTGAACTTCGTGAAGACCCAAGGGTAG
- a CDS encoding DUF2171 domain-containing protein: MVDLTQISEHMEIVGADGVHIGTVDKVEGNRIKMTKADSGTHGDHHHYLSEGLVAAIEGNQVRLSATGASALLLEEESGGGALADKNP, from the coding sequence ATGGTCGATCTTACCCAAATCAGCGAGCATATGGAAATCGTCGGTGCCGACGGCGTTCACATCGGCACGGTCGACAAGGTCGAGGGCAATCGGATCAAGATGACGAAGGCCGACAGCGGCACGCACGGCGACCATCACCACTACCTCTCAGAGGGCCTCGTTGCGGCCATCGAAGGGAACCAGGTGAGGCTCTCCGCAACTGGTGCATCGGCCTTGCTGCTTGAAGAAGAATCTGGAGGCGGCGCCCTCGCCGACAAGAACCCCTAA
- a CDS encoding helix-turn-helix transcriptional regulator: MALSDPTRRAILARLTVGEATVQELAQPFALSQPAISKHLKVLEAAGFIETGREAQRRPRRIKQETLKQVADWIEPFRTLWESRFDNLERHLAAKSQKEK, translated from the coding sequence ATGGCTCTCAGCGATCCGACCCGCCGCGCCATCCTTGCCCGGCTCACCGTTGGCGAGGCGACCGTCCAGGAGCTGGCGCAACCCTTCGCGCTTAGCCAGCCGGCGATTTCCAAGCATCTCAAGGTTCTGGAAGCCGCGGGCTTCATCGAGACCGGCCGCGAAGCGCAGCGCCGACCGCGCCGCATCAAACAGGAAACGCTCAAGCAAGTCGCCGACTGGATTGAACCCTTCCGCACCCTTTGGGAAAGCCGTTTCGACAACCTCGAGCGCCATCTTGCAGCCAAATCTCAAAAGGAGAAGTGA
- a CDS encoding hexameric tyrosine-coordinated heme protein produces MTRVPQTPLIPNNSLITPTPEEGRALAIMLARHSIHAIQGELETLQAGRAQYAHDPEGLIAASHVIAVEFATIAAANNYWR; encoded by the coding sequence ATGACGCGAGTACCGCAGACACCGTTGATTCCAAACAATTCACTTATTACGCCGACCCCCGAGGAAGGGAGGGCGCTAGCGATCATGCTCGCTCGCCATTCGATTCATGCAATCCAGGGCGAATTGGAAACTTTACAAGCTGGCCGCGCCCAGTATGCGCATGATCCGGAAGGCTTAATCGCAGCTAGCCACGTTATCGCAGTTGAATTTGCCACGATAGCAGCAGCTAACAATTATTGGCGTTAA